A window of the Narcine bancroftii isolate sNarBan1 chromosome 4, sNarBan1.hap1, whole genome shotgun sequence genome harbors these coding sequences:
- the ccdc157 gene encoding coiled-coil domain-containing protein 157 isoform X6: MTLLGNQICLDGLRKDVTDLQGIIIDVFSRVGAVRYPSWKFPDKTSCDLDLVSLLDRFDYMEDDAEFTQHSHVVLFELVIDR; the protein is encoded by the coding sequence ATGACACTTCTTGGAAATCAAATCTGTCTGGATGGTTTGCGCAAGGATGTTACGGATCTTCAAGGAATAATAATAGATGTGTTTTCACGGGTTGGTGCAGTTCGTTATCCATCATGGAAGTTTCCAGATAAAACTTCCTGTGATTTGGATCTTGTTTCTCTGTTGGATCGTTTTGATTACATGGAAGATGATGCTGAATTTACACAGCATTCTCATGTTGTGCTGTTTGAATTAGTGATTGATAGGTAA